In Pirellulales bacterium, a single window of DNA contains:
- a CDS encoding sigma-70 family RNA polymerase sigma factor, translating into MPHDADAQELVTRARSGDQQAAAELFNRFSRRLVMLAGSRLDRLVRGRVDPEDVVQSAYRSFFARLADGQFSLDEWGEVWGLLVRITLRKCGHKLEHARAQRRDAGREVSLAGSPDDSGDGWQPIARNPTPVEALMLAETVESLLAGFDEREQEMVGLRLQGHTEREICESVGRSERTVRRVLERLRHRVERLREEER; encoded by the coding sequence ATGCCGCACGACGCTGACGCGCAAGAACTCGTAACTCGTGCCCGATCGGGCGACCAACAGGCCGCGGCCGAGCTGTTCAACCGCTTCTCGCGGCGGCTGGTGATGTTGGCCGGCTCGCGGCTCGATCGCCTGGTGCGGGGCCGAGTCGATCCCGAAGATGTCGTGCAATCGGCCTATCGCAGCTTTTTCGCCCGACTGGCCGACGGGCAGTTTTCGCTCGACGAATGGGGCGAGGTCTGGGGCCTGCTGGTCCGCATCACGCTGCGCAAATGCGGGCACAAGCTGGAACATGCCAGGGCACAGCGGCGCGACGCCGGCCGTGAAGTTTCGCTGGCCGGCTCGCCCGACGACTCCGGCGATGGTTGGCAGCCGATCGCCCGCAATCCGACGCCCGTCGAGGCGTTGATGCTGGCCGAGACGGTCGAATCGCTGCTGGCCGGCTTCGACGAGCGCGAGCAGGAGATGGTGGGTCTGCGCTTGCAAGGCCACACCGAGCGCGAGATCTGCGAATCGGTCGGCCGCAGCGAGCGCACCGTCCGCCGCGTGCTCGAGCGCCTGCGGCATCGCGTCGAGCGGCTGCGGGAGGAGGAGCGGTAG
- a CDS encoding sigma-70 family RNA polymerase sigma factor, which translates to MDTTPITLLERLRTPGDEDAWRQLVALVTPLLLAWARRVGMRREDAADLAQDVLAILVQKLPTFDYDPAQSFRAWLKTIAMNKWRERLRRPATQSLDGHLDRLAAPDAEAAWEKEYRFQLVLRAFEAIKDDFQPRTWQACRELVVRGRDVKQVAAELGMSADAVYVAKCRVLRRLRKELDGMLE; encoded by the coding sequence ATGGATACCACGCCAATCACCTTGCTCGAGCGGCTCCGCACGCCCGGCGATGAAGACGCCTGGCGGCAATTGGTAGCGCTGGTCACGCCCCTGCTGTTGGCCTGGGCGCGCCGCGTCGGCATGCGGCGCGAAGACGCCGCCGATCTCGCCCAGGACGTGCTCGCCATCCTCGTGCAGAAGCTCCCCACATTCGACTACGATCCGGCCCAAAGTTTTCGCGCTTGGCTCAAAACTATCGCCATGAACAAGTGGCGCGAGCGCCTCCGCCGGCCGGCCACCCAGTCGCTGGATGGCCATCTCGATCGGCTCGCCGCGCCCGACGCCGAGGCCGCTTGGGAAAAGGAATATCGCTTTCAGCTCGTTCTGCGGGCATTCGAGGCCATCAAAGACGACTTTCAGCCGCGCACCTGGCAGGCCTGCCGGGAGCTGGTCGTGCGGGGCCGCGACGTCAAGCAGGTGGCCGCCGAGCTCGGCATGTCGGCCGATGCGGTCTACGTCGCCAAGTGCCGCGTGCTCCGGCGGTTGCGGAAAGAGCTCGACGGGATGCTGGAGTAG